From the Hordeum vulgare subsp. vulgare chromosome 1H, MorexV3_pseudomolecules_assembly, whole genome shotgun sequence genome, the window TACTTTCGGGTCTGCAATAGATGAATGGAAAAACTCGATACATCAAAACAGACAAGGCAGCGACAAGTACTAGAGCGATCATTATTGCACATACTATAGTAAGGTACTCCAGATGATTATTCATGTTTGCCTGTTTTCAGCTTTCACTAAGCATAAAGTGCATAATACAGGAAACAATGCAACTATTCCAAGTATGTGAGGTAAATTACTTATACGAGCTTACATGATATTTGAACCGATAGCCTCAACGCCAGGACCAGTGTTCTTCGAAGAATCTAGATGTTCTTGTTTATTCTCTGTAATATCTGATGTCGATAACCTTTTCTTCTTCCCTCTACTGTTTAAAATTAGAAGTAATTAATCCCAGTCCAATGTGTTGAGGGAAGAAaaacatactccctctgttccataatataagagcgtttattaCACTAGTGTAGTGTAAAaagcgctcttatattatgggacggagggaataGCATATAAATTAATGAGTTTTAACAAATGGCATCATTAACATTCAGTAATCAGTTCTTGATGTATATGAAGCTGATTGAGCTCACCTAAGAAGAGATCCTATGGTCTCATCATCAGAATCTGTGCCCTGTGAAGTCTCTTGATGCTGTGATATACTGGGTACAAGATCCACGGACAGCAGCTCCTTATTTTTGGTTCTGCAATAGATGAAGGGGAACACTCAGCGTGTCAAAAAAGAAGGCAGCATCAAATACTATAGTAATTATTATTGGACATGATATAGTAAGGTACTCTCGCTGGTTATTGACTGTTGTCAGTTTTCACTAAGCATAAGTGCATAATATGGAAACAATATAAGAGAAAACATACACCCTTGGATATTAAGCTATTCCAAGTATGTGAGGTATATAACTTATAGGAGCTTACATGACATTTGAACTGATAGTCCCAGCGCCCAGAGCAATGTTCTTCGGGGAATCTAGGTGTTCTTGTTTATTCTCTGTAATATCTGATGTCGATAACCTTTTCTTCTTCCCTCTACTGATTAAAAATAGAAGTAATTAATCCCAGTCCAATGTGTTGAGGGAAGAAAAACATAGCATGTAAATTAATGAGTTTTAACAATTGGCATCATGAACATTCAGTAATCAGTTCTTGATGTATATGAAGctgatttttttttagaaaaggaggcatcgccccggcctctgcatcgagtgatgcatgcagcctTGTATATGAAGCTGATTGAGCTCACCTAAGAAGAGATCCTATGGTCTCATCATCAGAATCTGTGCCCTGCGAAGTCTCTTGATGCTGTGATATACTGGGTACAAGATCCACGGACGGCAGCTCCTTATTTTTGGTTCTGCAATAGATGAAGGGGAACATTCAGCGTGTCAAAAAAGAAGGCAGCATCAAGTACTATAGTAATTATTATTGGAGATGATATAGTAAGATACTCTCACTGGTTATTGACTGTTTTCAGTTTTCACTAGGCATAAGTGCATAATATAGAAACAATATAAGAGAAAACATACACCCTCGGATATTAAGATATTCCAAGTATGTGAGGTATATAACTTATAGGAGCTTACATGACATTTGAACCTATAGTCTCAACGCCCGGAGCAATGTTCTTCGAAGAATCTAGGTGTTCTTGTTTATTCTCTGTAACATCTGATATCGATAACCTTTTCTTCTTTCCTCTACTGTTTAAAATAAAAGTAGTTAGTCCTAGTAAAATGTGTTGAGGGAAGAAAATCATAGCATATAAATCAATGAGTTTTAACAACTGGCATCATGAACATTCAGTGATCAGTTTTTTATGTATATGAAGCTGAATGAGCTTACCTAAGCAGAGATCCTATGGTCTCATCATCAGAATATGTCCCTTGCGGAGCCTCTTGATGCCGTGATTTACTCCGTGAAAGGTCCACTGAAGGCGGCTCCTTATTTTTGGTTCTGCCATAGATGAAGAGAAACACTCAATATGTCAAAACAGACAAAGACACAGCATAAAACTATTTCACATATCTGTGGCATGTTCACTCTCAGTTCTTAGGAAGGGAAAATGCAACCTAGAGTCCTAAATTAGTTGCATATTTTGCCTATGATGAAACTAAGAAAAACTAACTTGACAATACATGCTATGGACTGTAGTCTAAAGAATAAATGACATACAAGATCAAATAATATGATTCTATTTTGCAGAAGCAACTGTTTTTTCATACATCCCATGGCATTTCAGTCGTAATCACTGGCAACTTCAAATAGAGTTAAGCAAAAATATCGACATTCTTTATTGATTTCAATTACATGCTGGCAAAATTTCCAGCCATTTTCATCAATCATACTTTCTGATATAAAGGCTTTTTTAATAGCAAAACAGTTTTTTTGTAGCACACACAAAAGCTTTGCATATCCTTTTATTAAGGGCAAAACAAACGCAAAGAAAAAAATATCATGCCAATAAAATTAACTCATGAAAGCAACTCAATGCGGGAATTTACCTGGCCTTAAGTGCTTGCAATGTTTCTTCATCAGATGATACTGGatgattatcgttgttgtcatccttACTGCTTAACCGATGTAGTCTTTTCCTTCTGCGCCTGAAAATGCAAGCTAGACTTAATGACAAGTAACAACCAATTAGCTATTAAATCACACTAATTTATTTTCAGAATGTGCTTAGGGCATTGTATGCACTAGTTCTGACATCTTTAACATGCCAAATTGAGTGTTCCATCTTACTGCTAACTGTGCATAACTGAATGTCAAGCTTGTAATACAGGTTCACAGCCATGGAGGAAGAATGGCACAGCTCATCCTTTATAATACTCACCGTGTGCTTTCTGGCTGGGGATCATCCAGCATGTCGTTTTGCGGTTGTGCAACCAGACCTTCTGCTGAAAGAGATGCCTCTGGAACTTTTGTCCTCCTAGTGACATTCCTGAGACCTAGCTGTGTAAGCTTTCGAGAAATTTGAGCCGACGATATCTTTCCACTGGGATCTAGAGCTTCAGCAATTAGATGACTGCATTTGCGGTCATCCTTATATCTGTAACATACAAGGAATAAACATTCGGGGATCATCATGTGATTCATGCCCAAGTACTAAACATTATTACATACTCATAAGTACAAACATCACTTCTTTCCAGTTCCAGCTTGGCGAAGCATGTTCTATGAATTGACAGTGATCTTATCCTTTCTTGACATAAATTGATCACTTACTTCTCATGAAGATCTCTGATAAGCTTCTCTTGCTCTTCATTAAAAATGGATCGCCCTCGTCTCTTTGGGGCCTCTTTATTCTGAGAGCCTCTAGATATAGTAGTCCTAAATCAAGTCAATCTAATCAAAGAGCTAGTCTAGGGGAAGCATCTGTGTTCAAATGCAGAGCTAGAAATAAAACAAACCTATCATTATCCTCAGCTTCACTGTCTGAAAGTGACAGTAATATGCTCCTTTTGTCTCTGGCGCCCATGCTCTTCTGAGTATCGCCTTCCCGTTCACCAGAAGATGAATCTCCATTCCTGTTCAAGTTCACACATGAATGGAAATAAATTATCTACTAACACAACATTAATGGACAATTGGACATACACAAGACAAACTTACTTATCACCATCATATGGTTCATGTGGTATATCATAGTCAGCTTCATCATCACCAAGAGAATCTGCTATATTTACTGAACCTCCCCATCCCTTACTTGAACCAACTTCACTACCCTTACTGTAACCATCTCCCTTGAGCTCATTCAGTAGATAATCAGCATCAATGCAGTGGcattccttttttgtcttccaaaAGAGTGTATCAACAAATAACAGTGGCTGTTTTTTCATTGCTCTCACCAACTTCCTTACAATTTTAGAAAGAAAATTTACAATATTTGCATACTCCTTTGAACTCGAAGACTTCTGTTCAGCTAATATATCATAGAAAGTAGTCAGAAGCGATAGCTGCACAAGACAGAGAGTATAATGTCAGACCCCAAGAAAATACAGCCCTGATGAAAAATATATAACAGGAAGCTATTACCTGATATAGCATTGGTGACACATCTAGATCTTCACAGAATCTCCGCAGCATGCATATGATGTAATGGTTTGTTCGAAAGGAGTTAGTCTTATAGTACTTCAACAACCAGCATATATTTTGGACAACAGAATTGTTGGCTAGGCTGGATATTAACCGCGATACGTCAAAATCAACTTCACTTGTAGCTGGGGGGCCATCATCACTTGAAGAATCTGAAGCATCTTCCTCTTCATTAAtggtatttcttttcttttcagcACTGCCTGCAGAAGATGGATCACCTCCAAGCTGTGTGGTACAAGTATCTTCCTCTTCATTAATgggatttcttttcttttcaccACTGCCTGCAGAAGATGGATCACCTCCAAGCTGTGTGGTACAAGTATCTTCCTCTTCATTAATGGGGTTTCTTTTCTTTTCACCACTGCCTGCAGAAGATGGATCACCTCCAAGCTGTGTGGTACAAGTATCATCCTCTTCATTAATGGGATTTCTTTCCTTTTCACCACTGCCTGCAGAAGATGGATCACCTCCAAGCTGTGTTGTGCTCTCCAGATTAACAGCCGTATCCACAATTGTATCTGGCAGATCTGTGCCATCGGAATCAACTTTCACTTGCTCCGAGAGAGTAGGTTCTGCTAGAGGATCCTCACTTCCCAAATCTGGAAGTGAATCAGATGCAGCTTTAGTCCCATCTGTTGGGTCTATATAGCTCTGCTCCACATTCTCTGTTTCAAGTTTGGTACTCTCATGTTTGTCCTCTGACGTCTTCCTTTTTCTGCCCTTTCTTGTCCTTTTCGCAACCTAAATTGAGGGGGTGATTAATAATCATATCAAAAAGGAAGGAGGGTCCGAttgcttcagcatgaagcttgtcaTCTTTACATAAGCAGTTGAAATTTGGTACAATAAAACGTAGTTGCTGAAGAATGACGATCCACACTTGATGTAACTTGTGGTGGACGACACAAGCAAGAATATATTGATGTTGGGACTGAAACCAACATACCCTTAAAGCACCACGTGCTTGAAGCTTCTCCATCAGCTGTAGCATGATATGAACTGTTTCTAGTAAATCCGCAAGAGCACTGATAAAAAACAGACAAGTGAAACAATGGTTGGAAGCATATACAAGTAGAGCGTACATTTAGTTCGTTAAATGAATAAACAAAATATTGTGGACCTCCATTGTGCAGAAATAAACTACATCAAAATCCTTAAATACCCTTTCAAAAAACCATAGGGTGCAGGGTGCAACAACTTGTACATTCATAgatcccacttttatcattagACATCACAAGAGTTGCAACTTACAATGTGCACCCATAAGCTAAATGTTAGAATGTGCACGCACTGGTATTTTCAGGTGCAATGGAGGAAGAAAAACAAATGTGCGCCCGCTGGGCCCAATGTATTCAAGATGTACATTGAACTTTTGTAAAGCAGGGAAACAACTAGAGAacatccctaattttcataatggaAAAATGTTACACGGAGAACTGCTTGAAGTACATGTTGGGAACAAgactattgttctaatggatgtcTATAAGTTGCATATACATGTGGGCATCATTTCTACCAAGCAGACAAGTATGCGCAAATTGCAAAGTAAAGTTTCTATCAAATACATGTCAGCAAAGCATAATAGCGATTCAGTCCCTTTAGCATATTCCAACGCGTCATGTTTAAGCAGTAAATAAATACTGGTACATAACATATTATGAATTTCTGAAAAAGGAACTTTTGTATGAACCTTTTTGGTTGCTTATGAGTATCAAAAGATCTGAACAAGTTCAGGAGAAACTTAGTGAGGCCTCTTTCTGTCTGATCATAGAACAGCTTATACAGTAAAACACGGGCTGTTTGAGATTCCCTTGAATCTTCAGGATGAACTTTTACCACCAAATATATCATGCCAATCTGCAAAGGAAAATTGTTTGGTGTGTGGATTCGGATAAGTCAAAGATAGAGACCATGAAAACATACTAAAGGAACACGCTCAGGGAATTATGAAACTAAGCAAGTTCATATTTCttaagaaaaaaaaaatctcctTTTCAGACTAGCAATGTTTTGTGATTCTCTTTGTAGACCAAGTTTAACAGAGTTCTCAGACAACAAATGATAAATAAAAATAACCAATAGATCCTATATGCAGTTTATGAAGCTTAACAAATTAATATCTGGTTACTAGTTAGGTGCTTGGTAGCTGATACTTGTCATTACCACCAACATTCAGGGAGCAGAAGTTGATAAATAAATCATACTACTTGCTGGTAGTGAAATGGCTTCAAACTTCGCCTAGTTATGGATAAACAGTAAACAAACCACGCTCAAGCCTAGTTTCAATGTCTACTTTTCTTTTTAATCAAGATCAAAGTTGGCAATGCAAATTTGGTTTTGGCACAGCTATCTGAGCAATACTCCAATTTACTTGTTATAAACCTTTTTCAGGAACAGAAACTGAACCAAGCTCAACCAAAACAATGGATCAAATTTTCAAAGTTAAGCCTGGCTGATTTTACTCAGACTtcacttgcttaaagcattactattTTTGTTTGAGAATGTTAATGTCAATGTCAACATAGTGGTATACAAACCGTTCTCAAGCTCATTGGCTAAGAAGAAAAATGGAAGAGATATACAAGATCTACGTATAGTGTCCCTGTCTTAAATGTACGGCATACATATTTGCTTACCATGTTCTTCATTAAGGAGCCAGCAGCTGAAAGAGTTTTGTAATCCTTAGAATGCTTCAGGTCTTCATAGGCATCACGCCACCTCGACAAGACTACATTGAACATGTCTTCATTTAATGTGGCTGCAACAGGTCCACATATGTCACCACGAAACGGCAGATCATCACATTCATTGCCTGGTGAAGTCTCGGACAGCTGGGGCCCAGCACTAGATTTCTGACCAAAAGAATGACACGTCACAAAACAGCGTGACAACAAGATGACAATCACATTTCTGCATGAATGGTTATAATCATGGTATTCTGTCCAATTAAGCTAATGTATTCCCTAAAAAATAGGTAACAGACTAAAAAATCTAACAAAAACAAAAGATAACATAACAAAGTTGTATGTATTGCAAAAAGAAATCGCTGGCGTACAACTTAAATTGCATGCATTGCATTAGTGAAGACAAAACCAACTACATATGAGCAGATATTGGCAATTCCGGTCAACATTGCCTAGGTAATAAGAACATGAAACGCCAAGTAGGTATAGGAAAATGCAGAGCATCACAGCCCATGAGTTCAGTTCCAAACCTGCGCATTTGATGCTTTCTCGTGTTGAAAAGCTAAGACAAAGCAAACGACTTTGAAGAATGTAATGTTATCAGATGTCTCGATAGAATCATGCTGCTTCACGATATCATCACAAACAGACTGCATCAGGACTGAAAAGCACTGTGTTATCTCAAGCTTATAAAAATATGGGATAGTAATAGTTTGGTAAACAGAGCGGTTAAGTTACCATTATATCCTCCAGATAAAAATTGATCCATGAAACTTCTTAGCATTTCCATAATACCCTCCTTTGGTATGTAAAGAAGTTCATTATCCCATGCTATCCTTTTCTGAGGGCCTCTTTGGACATTACGTATTTTCCGGAGGCTATTTGCAGATGACATTGCTGAGCTGGGATTCCCTTTGCACAATGATTTAGACCCATCCTGTAAGATCATGTACAACACAACGATTTATCCACTTATGATGTAGAATCTAAATAACAGCATTAGACTATATGCGCTACCACTGAAAGGCATGTAAAAATTCCATTGAGTGCGTGATTCTCCGCGTTTCGCTGCCTGAACATCCTTTTTTCCCTCTCTTCCTTCTCCATCATCAATCTCAATGAATCAACTGATGTATCAATATCTCCATTGACCTGCTCCTACGAAACATTGAAAGAGTAACATAGTTCTCATTGTAAGTCACAGGAAAGGGGTCATCTAGAGAAATAGATTAATTCGTTTTGAAGAACAGGTATAACCTTTGAGACATCTGTACGAACTTTGGCGATCAATTCTGGGTCCCGGCCCAAGAAAAGATAATGAAAGATTTCCAACAAAAGAAGGTTTTCATGCTTGAGATAACCAGAGGGCTCATCAATATGTTGAGCTAGCACTAAGATTAGGTCCATCATATTTTCTTTAAACATGAGCTCTAAAAAGCTGTCAGCCAGGTACAATAACTGGGTAGCTTCCCCAGATGCCTTCTGAGGCAATGTGATTTCTTGAATGGCCAAGACGTTGCGGAATAAAGTAAGCACCAGCTGTACTAGCTTCCAGTCATCTTCCGCGAATGAAGTTCTGATTGCCATTGAAAAGTAATTCATGAACGTTGAACTTACTAGAGCAAAGGAAACATGGTGTAATTGAACTAGTAAATCAATGTGAACAGGACGGAATGAGAATTGACAGAACATGCATGCTATTTGCACAACTGGCCtttatgcaacaaaacagaaaaggatAAATATAATATATTTTAAGGAATAAGTATAGTAGTCTTTTGGGCATTATTTACACTTTAATGGGTACATCAAATACCTTATGTTTGGTCGCAGTTTtgataaaaagaaagaaaaaaaaacaggtgcatatttatttttgtttcaCGAGCATAGTCCAGTGCAGATGAAGATAGTAGCTAGCATCAAATTGACATGCAGATCAGGCATAATCATCTTGCTCATGTGCCAATGACATTGATAAATTATAACTTACAAACATATTACAGCATGATAAAAGCATGACCTCATCTGATACACAAGTGGAACCGAAAGTAGCAACGGAAGTGAATTCACCTTTCCAGATGATCCAATGGGTCCTCAAGAAGAGACACAATCACTGCGATTGCAACATTCCGTGTCAGTGCAGCCTTCAAATCCCACAGATACTCTATCTGTTGAGCAACATCCTCTGACAAAGGATCGACAGGCATGGTAAGGAATACCAGCACTTTCACttcaaaaaaaaaggaaggaaaacAATAAGCCTTGTAATGTCGCATCAGTTAATCCAATTAAAAGCACAACATGTAGCTATATAAAGGGTAAGAGACAAATATTACAGTGATAGAACTTGATACAAACTCAATTCCAGATGAATTACAAGTAAATAAAACTTTGACCCTTAACATATATTTAGGTCTTCAGGGTCAAAACATGGCACGAAGGAGCGTGCATTCTTATCAGACTACCATATCCTAATCTATAAGACTGAATTACACCCATAACAATTTCTTATAGATTTTACCAAAATGTTATGACCGTAAGTAATGATCAAGTTTCTCAAGAGATTAATGCTCAAAGATTTATGGCGGAAGTTTGCTAAAAAGAATCACCACGGAGATCATTCTAGTGGCTACAACAATGTATATTTGCGAACATAGGGAGTAGAGCCTGGGACCTTCCATGCATAACAAAGTTCAAAACCATTGCATATTTGTCAATGTAGGGAGAGCAGGGATCATGATCTTCAGTCTGGTTAACAAACTCTTCCATGTAACCAAGTACTCCTGAAGTTCAAAACTACAGACTGATAACCTCAGATAAGAAAAACTGCCCACTGAAAATTAGATAGCGGATACTGTTATTTAGCAAACGGATCCGAACTGACAGCCACTACTTGTTTTTGTTTAGCAATATATAAGTTGTACAACAGAACTGCACAGATATGCACGATAGGAGAAATGATGACCTGGTTATGGAATGTGCAAATTCGCTTCCAAGAATCGAGGCAGCAAAATGTGGACAGTTTCAGAGGCTCCTCTACCCTCAAAATCAGTTCTTTTAATCTAATCTAATTGCACTAGAGTTTCAGATCTTGTGTGGGCTCCGTCCGTGCAGAGCATCACGACAATTTCAGAGTTTCAGGAAGGAGGGGGGATAAAAAGTGTACCTGCCGTGATGACGAGGTTGCGGTCGGATTGGTAGTTCTCGATGATGGGCACCAGATCCCTGGACGCGATCTTCCACTTGCAGACCTGCTTGAAGACCTCCCGCCGCTCCGGGTCGTCCCGCCGCAGCAGCCTCTGCAGATCCTTCAGGTTGTCTGCAGAAAACAGAAACGCGCGCGCAGCGGAGGTCAGCGAACACCGAACGGCCGGAGGCGAACGGAAGGGAGGAGGGGCGTACCGAGGCAGTGTTCGCCCTTGACGTAGCCGACGGCGGccccgtcgtcgtcctcctccgcgGCCCCGAGGCCGGCGCAGGTGAGCGAGAGCATCGCCGAGTCCATGCCGCTCCGCTAGGGCCGGTGCGTGGAggcggggtgggggtggggtggggggaggAGAGGTGGATCCAGCGGAGCGGGACGGAAGGGAAGCGGTGTGGAGAAGACGATGAGATTTGGGGTGATTTTTGCCGCCGCCGCGCGCCATTCCTACGGGGGTTTCCCGCGCTTTTGTCTCCGCTCGGTGGGCCGTCACTGGCCCCTCGCTCTCCCTCCCTCCGTCCAGTGGGCCTCTCACCTGCCCATTCGGCCCGACTAAGTGGATCACCCAGCAATTACGGCCCGACTGCTGagtgaaaaaaagaagaagaaagaaggaaaaaaaaggtAAGGATCAGACCGGAGCAAAGCCGGAGGAGAAGAAGGCAGCGACCGAGCGACCATGTCCATGGCGGTGCCGAGCTCGCTCCGCGCCCTGGCTGCCCCAGCCCTCCGCCCCCACCCTCTCATGAGGAGCGGGGCCGCGCGCCCGTCGCCGCCGCACGGAGCCGCGCGGGGGATGATGTTGATGGCCCGGCGGAGGGGCGtggcggctgcggcggcggcggtggcggcggacgcGGAGTGGCTGGAGCGGctgccggagaagaagaagccgCTGTACGCGCACAGCCTGCCGTGCATCGAGGCGTGGCTGCGCAGCGTCGGGTTCGCGCAGTCCCGCGAGGACCGCGCCGTCTGGGTCGCCGAGACGCCGCTCTGGCACGCCCGCCTCAGCCTCGACGTCACCGACCTCCACATCAGGTAACCCGCCCGCCCACGCCGGCCGCCGCGCCGCTCTTCTGTAGAAAAAAAAAATCTCTCCGACTGAAGAGGAATTGGAGAGCGCTGTGCATTGATTCGGCTTCAGACAGTTCTTGCTCCTGCTTCGGCTGAAAAATTCGATGATGCCAGTGTGTTCTTGCAGCTTAGTTAGCCGAATAGACATGTCAGAATGCTCAACAGTTCATCATTTTTATCATCCCAAGCCAAAGGATTATTGTTCAGCTAGCTCGACAAATACTACACTGATAACCAAGCTGACAGTGCGATTACTGCTCTTTTAGTCAGAAACAAATGGCCTGCACTTCTCAGATCATACTACTATTGACTTCATAATTTAGCACCCCTGACCACCTGAATTCCAAGATCAAGCCGCATCCTCATAACACCAAATGCAATGCTTCCAGTGTGTTCTTGCGGCGTAGTTAGCCcagtgtagcaactactccctccgttcctaaatatacctctttaaagaggttttattagtggactacatacggatgtatatagacatactttagagtatagattcactcattttgcttcgtatgtagacttttagtaaaatatcttaaaagacttatatttaggaacgaagggagtagtaatCGGCACGTCACATTGCTCAACAGTTGGTTGTCTTCATTTTCCCCAAGGATTGTGGTGGATCTGCAAATCCTCCACTGCTAACCACGCTGCGAATGCAAATACTACTGTTGTTTTAAATAGAGATGTCATTCTATTCTACCCTCACCAGAACATACTGACTCTTTTATAATTTAGCACATGGCTACCTGAATTTTTCTAAGATCGAACCTACAACCTAACGGCACTAGAAAGCATGAGATTCTTTGCTGATCGGCTGAATCATTATTTGCCAAGAAACTGATTATTAATCACTGAACCCTACTATCTTGAATCAACCTAATATCAGATACCTGAAGAGCGGCCCCGGGAACCTGGAGAAGGACATGGAGAGGAGGTTCAGCTACGCCCTGAGCAGAGAAGACATCGAGAACGCCATCCTCGGCGGACCTTGATAATCAATCCCCATCCATCACCCAGCTCGATCAAAACTAGGACCCTCTGTCCAAGCACGACCACTCCATGCAAAATCCATTGTTCAAGTCTAATGTAATGTCGGAATTCAGTCATGTGACACTAATTTCAACGTGGTTAATCAACACAAGCGAGATGTCAGCATTCAGTGCCAGTGTCGCCTCTGTTTTCAAGCAGACTTGTACAGACATTTTCTCTTCTAAGAAAACATTTTGTctggatttctttttcttcttctttttttgagcTGCATTTTCTCTGGATTTCTGTTGATAACACCATAGTCAGATGTTTGATGTCAGTTTGTTTTCTGCATCCAAGATGCAATGGATTTGTAAGATTGACCTGCAAAAATGAGTGTAGCGTTCTGCGGTAGAAGTAGAAGCAACTGTCGGTCTACTTTGAGTCCTAGCCGATTGGGCAGTACTAGTAGTAGGAGGTGACTcacctttgtttttattttatttttttattcgaTCTTTTTTTATTTGATTTTTGTATTCAATCTTATTTTaattgatgatgaggaggaataGTGGTGGCTCAGCTGGTCCAGTCGAATCAAGCCAGCACGCCACGCATGCCCATCCGTCAGGTCTGTCAGAGGATAAGCGGGCTATCCTTCTAGCCCCGCGTGAGCTGGCACCCAGTCACCGGCTTCTCCCACCCACCCCTCCACACGACGCGGGCCACGTGGCCCACCAATCAGCCGTGGCCGGGACGCTATGCGAGGCGCACATGGGCGGGGGCGCACACGTGGTGCGAAAGCCCGCTCCGGCGGGGCCCGCCGCGGAGGAAGCGGCCACCACGTCACCTGCATGACCGGGACGCCGCGCTGGCCGTCGGGGCGCGCGCGCGGCGACGCGTAGCCCGGCGGCGCGGCCGACACGTGGGCGCGTGGCGCGCGGCGGGTGGTGCGTGGTGACGCGGGATCGGACGTGCGGGCCCCGCCCCCACCCGCCGTTGGCCCAGCTCACCGATCCACTTGCACCGTcgcccatcccgcgatcccaggCTAACTGCACCCCCAAGAACGCACACGGCCGGGCGCTAGTTCGATTTGGTTGTCAAAAAACCGCAATCTTCGTTGGCCGCTCGGAAAATTAGCGATAAGGTTGGGTTGAGCTATCCAAAAACATTTGATTGAACATTTCTGCTCATTACGCCTTTTGTTTAATCTAACATGATCCCAAAAAAAAAATTCTTTATTTTCACAGAAAACTTTACTGATTCAAATGTGTGTCAAGTTTTGCTTGACATGTCACTTTAATGGACAATCCACCCTACTTTTTTAGGGGTGCGGTACTTTcttatataaataaagaatgtggAAACACTTTTTTTAACTTCTGCACATCTATTAAGTGTGTGATTTTTACTTAAGTGGGTCAGAATTAATAGCGTGATTTGAGTCGATGTGTGTTTAAATTATGTATAACTACATGATATCACGTG encodes:
- the LOC123450975 gene encoding protein timeless homolog isoform X4, whose protein sequence is MDSAMLSLTCAGLGAAEEDDDGAAVGYVKGEHCLDNLKDLQRLLRRDDPERREVFKQVCKWKIASRDLVPIIENYQSDRNLVITAVKVLVFLTMPVDPLSEDVAQQIEYLWDLKAALTRNVAIAVIVSLLEDPLDHLERTSFAEDDWKLVQLVLTLFRNVLAIQEITLPQKASGEATQLLYLADSFLELMFKENMMDLILVLAQHIDEPSGYLKHENLLLLEIFHYLFLGRDPELIAKVRTDVSKEQVNGDIDTSVDSLRLMMEKEEREKRMFRQRNAENHALNGIFTCLSVDGSKSLCKGNPSSAMSSANSLRKIRNVQRGPQKRIAWDNELLYIPKEGIMEMLRSFMDQFLSGGYNVLMQSVCDDIVKQHDSIETSDNITFFKVVCFVLAFQHEKASNAQKSSAGPQLSETSPGNECDDLPFRGDICGPVAATLNEDMFNVVLSRWRDAYEDLKHSKDYKTLSAAGSLMKNMIGMIYLVVKVHPEDSRESQTARVLLYKLFYDQTERGLTKFLLNLFRSFDTHKQPKSALADLLETVHIMLQLMEKLQARGALRVAKRTRKGRKRKTSEDKHESTKLETENVEQSYIDPTDGTKAASDSLPDLGSEDPLAEPTLSEQVKVDSDGTDLPDTIVDTAVNLESTTQLGGDPSSAGSGEKERNPINEEDDTCTTQLGGDPSSAGSGEKKRNPINEEEDTCTTQLGGDPSSAGSGEKKRNPINEEEDTCTTQLGGDPSSAGSAEKKRNTINEEEDASDSSSDDGPPATSEVDFDVSRLISSLANNSVVQNICWLLKYYKTNSFRTNHYIICMLRRFCEDLDVSPMLYQLSLLTTFYDILAEQKSSSSKEYANIVNFLSKIVRKLVRAMKKQPLLFVDTLFWKTKKECHCIDADYLLNELKGDGYSKGSEVGSSKGWGGSVNIADSLGDDEADYDIPHEPYDGDKNGDSSSGEREGDTQKSMGARDKRSILLSLSDSEAEDNDRTTISRGSQNKEAPKRRGRSIFNEEQEKLIRDLHEKYKDDRKCSHLIAEALDPSGKISSAQISRKLTQLGLRNVTRRTKVPEASLSAEGLVAQPQNDMLDDPQPESTRRRRKRLHRLSSKDDNNDNHPVSSDEETLQALKARTKNKEPPSVDLSRSKSRHQEAPQGTYSDDETIGSLLSRGKKKRLSISDVTENKQEHLDSSKNIAPGVETIGSNVITKNKELPSVDLVPSISQHQETSQGTDSDDETIGSLLSRGKKKRLSTSDITENKQEHLDSPKNIALGAGTISSNVITKNKELLSVDLVPSISQHQETSQGTDSDDETIGSLLRGKKKRLSTSDITENKQEHLDSSKNTGPGVEAIGSNIIPESKELASVDLPPSISQHQEASQGTDSDDEIIGSLLRGKKRRLSSTSDVTENKQEHQESSKNIGPGVETTSSNVMDAPLHPELNPSNDNGGDAGEAVLLDDFSEPELDGSEDAEQRIVDDKDMSESGDMTGSNASQKAGSKRRLRMVLDDDDDE